One region of Juglans microcarpa x Juglans regia isolate MS1-56 chromosome 7S, Jm3101_v1.0, whole genome shotgun sequence genomic DNA includes:
- the LOC121240609 gene encoding scarecrow-like protein 34, translating to MDPSFSGFPDFTNETPVNDQTVSPHSNYNPNLVNMVDFNVPSPDFGFLENPFIPPDPGPAAEPYAPSPAADSLSPQSSEDSEYSETVLKYMNQILMEENIEDKPSLFFDPLGLEVTEKSFYDALGQRYPPSPNQYQPPPFINRKVESPDDVFSGSSGDYGTNSSSTTASSGTDTQWLGDLGECKSSISQATHPADYVLQPNLQSNSGSQFLANPSNGVNNNFGDGMELLAQNIFTDSESILQFRRGLEEASKFLPRGNQLVIDLESSKVLSELKGEDHKVDKGLRENSLDGSRGRKNHEREDIDLEEGRSNKQSAVYVEESELSEMFDKVLLSTNSLYTLCSNNESGKNEASRASWTNEQPQGANGGKSRGKKQGKTADTVDLRTLLILCAQSVSAGDNTTANELLKQIRQHSSPFGDGSQRVAHFFANGLEARLAGTQIFYTPLASKKISAYEILKAFQVHLSACPFKRISLFFANKTIYKLSEKATSLHIIDFGIGYGFQWPILIHKLSKRSGGPPKLRITGIEIPQPGFRPTERIEETGRRLAKYCERFNVPFEYHAMASSNWETIQIEDLKIDRNEMLAVNCLYRFKNLLDETVEETSPRNAVLNLIRRMNPDIFVHSIVNGAYDAPFFVTRFREALFFFSALFDTFDVTIPRENQERLMFEREIYGREAMNVIACEGLTRVERPETYKQWQLRTVRAGFRQLPLDQELMNIFRSKMKEWYHKDFVFDEDSRWMLLGWKGRIINASSCWVPA from the coding sequence ATGGATCCAAGCTTTTCTGGATTTCCTGATTTCACAAACGAAACCCCAGTCAATGACCAAACCGTCTCACCCCATTCTAATTACAACCCAAATCTTGTAAACATGGTCGACTTCAATGTACCCTCCCCAGACTTTGGTTTCCTCGAAAACCCATTTATTCCACCTGATCCGGGCCCGGCGGCAGAGCCATATGCTCCGTCCCCTGCTGCTGATAGCTTGAGCCCGCAGTCGTCGGAGGATAGTGAGTACTCGGAAACAGTTCTCAAGTATATGAACCAGATACTTATGGAAGAGAACATAGAGGACAAGCCCTCCTTGTTCTTCGACCCTTTGGGTCTCGAAGTTACCGAGAAATCGTTCTATGATGCTCTCGGTCAGAGATACCCTCCTTCTCCCAATCAATACCAACCGCCGCCTTTTATCAATCGCAAAGTCGAGAGTCCCGATGATGTTTTCTCTGGAAGCAGTGGTGATTATGGTACTAATAGTAGTTCTACTACCGCTAGCTCTGGCACTGATACTCAGTGGCTTGGTGATCTTGGGGAGTGCAAATCCTCGATTTCACAGGCTACTCATCCTGCTGACTATGTTTTACAGCCGAATTTGCAGTCTAATAGTGGGTCACAGTTTTTGGCAAATCCCTCGAACGgtgtgaataataattttggtgaTGGGATGGAGCTTTTGGCTCAGAACATTTTTACTGATAGTGAATCTATTTTGCAATTTAGGAGAGGGTTAGAGGAAGCCAGTAAGTTTCTTCCTAGGGGTAATCAATTGGTTATCGATTTGGAGAGTAGCAAGGTGTTGTCGGAGTTAAAGGGAGAGGATCACAAGGTGGACAAGGGTTTGAGAGAGAATTCACTAGATGGGTCAAGGGGAAGGAAGAATCATGAGAGGGAAGATATAGATTTAGAAGAAGGGAGGAGTAACAAGCAGTCTGCAGTTTATGTGGAAGAGAGTGAATTATCGGAGATGTTTGATAAGGTGTTGCTTTCAACCAATTCACTGTATACACTATGCAGTAACAATGAATCAGGGAAGAATGAAGCAAGCAGGGCCTCGTGGACAAATGAACAACCACAAGGAGCTAATGGTGGGAAGAGCCGTGGGAAGAAACAGGGAAAGACGGCGGATACTGTTGATTTGAGAACTCTTTTGATTCTATGTGCACAATCTGTTTCAGCAGGTGACAATACAACTGCTAATGAATTACTGAAGCAGATTAGGCAGCACTCTTCCCCTTTTGGTGATGGTTCTCAGAGAGTGGCGCATTTCTTTGCGAATGGCCTTGAGGCACGCTTGGCTGGGACTCAAATTTTCTATACTCCTTTAGCTTCCAAGAAGATTTCAGCTTATGAAATATTGAAAGCTTTCCAAGTTCATCTTTCAGCTTGCCCTTTCAAGAGGATCTCACTTTTCTTTGCCAACAagacaatttataaattatcagaGAAAGCAACAAGTCTTCATATCATAGACTTCGGTATTGGATATGGTTTCCAGTGGCCAATTCTGATCCATAAGCTCTCTAAGAGATCTGGTGGGCCTCCCAAGCTACGGATTACAGGGATAGAAATTCCCCAACCTGGTTTCCGTCCAACAGAGAGAATCGAGGAGACTGGTCGTCGCTTAGCAAAGTATTGCGAGCGGTTTAATGTGCCTTTTGAGTACCATGCCATGGCATCATCGAACTGGGAGACTATCCAAATTGAGGATCTAAAGATTGATAGGAATGAGATGCTTGCTGTGAACTGTTTGTACCGGTTTAAAAACTTACTTGATGAGACTGTTGAAGAGACCAGTCCACGAAATGCGGTTCTGAATTTAATCAGGAGGATGAACCCCGATATTTTTGTCCATTCAATTGTTAATGGAGCCTATGATGCCCCCTTCTTTGTTACAAGGTTCCGAGAAgcactcttcttcttctctgcatTGTTTGACACATTTGATGTTACTATACCCCGTGAAAACCAAGAAAGGTTaatgtttgagagagagatctatGGAAGGGAGGCTATGAACGTTATAGCATGTGAGGGCTTGACAAGGGTTGAGAGGCCAGAGACGTACAAGCAGTGGCAACTCCGGACTGTGAGGGCTGGTTTCAGACAGCTTCCTTTGGACCAGGAGCTCATGAACATATTCAGGTCTAAGATGAAGGAATGGTACCACAAGGATTTTGTATTTGATGAAGACAGCCGCTGGATGCTTCTTGGTTGGAAGGGCCGGATTATCAATGCTTCCTCTTGTTGGGTTCCAGCTTAG
- the LOC121240608 gene encoding uncharacterized protein LOC121240608, with protein sequence MAKRELSSTLKNLKFMQRAAARDENTKKEEEVKSDGNFCSPGTVNRKCVVIMEGNPHPGAIKGRMSFQSFNPSIDKLNEAAANPVCTTSSGGQSGEIFFRENGSTDGSEHMNVDESNYNANGNHKRKQSDVVSETQNPNKSPEHVQGNQQSSSNNSKGSFKTPKGHRLDWSVLRPPKSQNKNKRG encoded by the exons ATGGCCAAGCGCGAGCTTTCTAGCACTCTGAAGAACCTGaag TTCATGCAAAGGGCTGCAGCGAGAGATGAAAACACCAAGAAAGAGGAGGAAGTCAAATCTGATGGGAATTTCTGTTCCCCTGGTACCGTTAATCGAAAGTG CGTGGTTATAATGGAAGGTAATCCTCATCCTGGAGCAATTAAAGGCCGCATGTCATTTCAAAGTTTTAATCCTTCTATTGAT AAACTGAATGAAGCAGCAGCAAACCCAGTGTGTACCACTTCTTCTGGCGGTCAAAGtggagaaatattttttag AGAAAATGGATCAACTGATGGATCAGAGCACATGAACGTTGATGAATCGAATTACAACGCTAATGGCAATCATAAGAGAAAACAATCCGATGTAGTGTCTGAAACACAAAACCCAAATAAATCCCCAGAACATGTTCAAGGTAATCAACAATCATCATCAAATAATAGTAAAGGCTCCTTCAAGACGCCAAAGGGTCATAGGCTGGACTGGAGTGTTCTTAGACCGCCAAAgagtcaaaacaaaaacaaaagaggtTGA